The stretch of DNA GACTAGAAGTCTACCAATACACTACGAAAACtattgagaaaaacaaacaaagtataccaaaaatatctgtaaagGATGAGGTCTGtcgcataaatctgtcgcaacaggccattagtctaccataaatatcttttgggtcatattgactgttgaaggtgtacgtcagatatttttggtacacttagtttttgatacacatatacgtccaccgataagtgtaccaacactacaactaagtgtaccatctacgttgaccgataagtgtaccaagactacaactaagtgtaccaaaaatatctgacgtacacctttaatcagcCACCTATATAAATGTACCATCAAAGAATCGGTAGACTTTCTCCCAGttcccaatattttttttttccactaatggcattagccgtaattacgttttttctcaACACTAGTTTCAAGGGTAGTATGGGTACAAAgtttattctagtaattacCAACAATTGTGTGTTACTTTTGTAAAAAGAAAGCTTGTATGTAgtattctagtaactcacccttATTCTAATTCAAACTAAAAGATTGAAACAAAAGTTGAAAtctcagaaaccaaaaaagactGATCCTTCTctgaattttttaaaaggtttcaaaatataaaatttgaacattttaaaaagttttaatatttataatattttaaacttttaaaatttaaaaattataatatttaaaaactttttaaaaactaagaacttttaaaagttttaatatttataatatttaaactttcaaaaattttaaatattataatttttttttttgaaactttttaaagttttaatttgatcaaataaaaaaccagatcataccgaataaaacttttaaacttggacgtttgataaatcaaggtttcctgctcattcgttgttggaagcatattagttttatttatactggttctgaaccattgtctaaaaattttctagccaatgtgggatattgtgcatttttctttaaatttcatattttcctTCTAATaaattctgaaaattaaaaaaaatgttaatgaatgacatgtcaaatcatgatatattgtttaaaataattcttaatattgaaaattctggaaattgtataaaatattaataaatgatatgTCGAATCCCtattggatgttttaaatcctaggtggacagctttaggagcttatagcttatactttttattagtatagactaggtttatttgatatattttggtgcaaattatatatgattgaagaTAGTTATGgaatattatcttatagaaaaatttaaattactattaaggccAAACTTTTATTCCGatacaccaaattttaaaaagatttaaaaatcagttgtgctaaaaaatcaaatctgatcaaaagaatcatggattTAATTGGACGTCCAAAAGAGGCGGATCAGACATTTGAACTGGTGACCTTTCATATACTGAACCATTTTTATACGACCAGACAAACGAAACACTTTTTTAATCatgaattaattttgttttctcatatttaatcgACAACCACCGTctatgttttattgttttttccattgttttcttacttttcgTATTCTTTCTCgttatttttattgtcaaaattTCATGATAATTGTCCttattacttttaccgtccgattcttcgttatactcttcatcttcctcttcctcatctactttctcacattcttccacttaataacttgttaacccatTAAACTctaagaccaaaatcattgcctattttctcataaaatttcatGGAGCAGCATAGTCACCACatgcactcaattattgatattttcatcTGTATACTTACTCGGTTTTAAATCCATATGTATTGAAACTTCTTGAAtcaaaatcttaataatataaaattacaaaatactTGCAGAGAATGTAATATAACACATGTATAGCTAAGAAAAAGTGTGTTCGTCGTTGATCCTTTTTTTGAAAcctaaaaaattaattcaaacaacatcaaatcatgTGTCTTGCAACGTTAAATCCTTCAAGCTTGCTGCTCATTCGTAGTaggaagcatattagtcttatttatagtggttctcagccattttctaaaaaatttatagccaatgtgggacgttgtacatacacttatttataagttttttaatttaaaaattttacataatttcaaaaatgttaaatattaagatatctgattttgattggtcgttttaaaaattataatatagaaaatcctgtaaattttgaaaatgttaatcagtgacatgtcaaatcccgaTAGGTCGTTTAAAATCATATGTGGACGCCGTAACGAGCTTATAgctccaatttttttattagtgtagataataacaaaaatcttaaacttttagaaattttaaaatttggacgccttataaatcaagttttctgctcattcatagttgaaagcatattagtcttatttataatggttctcagccattgtctaaaaaatttctagccatatgggacgttgtacattcacttatttataagtaattttatacaaaaattttacataatttcaaaaatgttaaatattgagatgtcTGATCCCgattggttattaaaaaaagtctgaataattataattttaaacttttaaaattttaaaatttggacgCTTgctaaatcaagcttcctgttCATTCATAATTgaaagcatattagtcttatttataatggttctcagccattTTCTAAAAACATTCTAGCCGATATGAGACGTTGTACATTCACTTATTTGTAagaatttttatatagaaattttacataatttcaaaaatgttaaatattgagatgtcTGATCCCgattggttattaaaaaaaaatctgaatatacaaaatcctagaaattttaaaaaatgttaattaatgacATGTATAATCCCTATTAGTTGTTTTAAATCTTATGTGGATGTCttaaggagcttatagctcctactttttattagtatagactaggtttcgaacccacgctacgcgtgggtttattagatatattttgatgaaaattatatatgattgattaaggtaataaaatatttttttattaaaaaattaaattaatataatcattttcattgtcaaaatttgtggtaatttttattgttacttttaccgtctggttctttgttatattttttttcttcttcttactcgtcaacttcttcacattcttccactgaaaaacctttttttagactaccacacaacttgttaacccatcaaactctaagaacaaaattatttcttttttcataaaatttgtgaaattcataaAGAGCAGCATAGTTaacacatgcatccaattattgataattttatctatatacttattttgttttagatccacacgtttAGAATCTTTTccaaccaaaatccttacttggtttaaaaatatgagtatataatttatttaatatgaatcatatgatgtatagaaatatgagtaaactataagaacatattaattataaataaataatatcaattatgttatatcatcaaataatatcaactgtatCATATTCTCAAATAACCATAACCGCTTGAACTGGAACCGTATTTAAatgtaaccgtttaaccgtttattaaacggCTATAGTTAAGGTTAAACAATATTTCTAACCATAatcgatggttaataaaccatagccgtgacaaccgtaactcTGGGCATgactatgtatagctaataaaacatatGTGTTTGttgtccatctttcttctttaaactccaaaacttgactcaaactgtaacatccgtgttccggaaATAGAATTTGGGATGTGTTGAATAAACCAAAGGAGtgggttttaattgatttttggtttaattaaatcttgatttaatcaaattaaaccaaaaacccttaatcttcttcataaaaatcacgcctcctctctttttcttacttttgtcgACATAATattagagagagggagagaaagtgtgagaacccttgatttttttggtgtaaaggaggaagagaaggagatcaagctttttcagagagaaacagaactgttagggtttgggagaaggaagatCCGTCGGGTCAAATTGTTTCAAAAGGTATcgatttttggtagggttgtagctaaaatatttttgtacactctcctttttatagaagtgaatttgggttaatattctagAAGATATTGGAGATTTCGTGGGACGTTTCTTCTCATTCGCGGATTGAGATCAGCGGGTGTTACGGggacgattgcggtttcatctgttATCTGATCGTGCtaaaattttgtgggaagcttgtGGACGTATAgaccttgcttttcaccggagggattagaaagttaacggttagttttgatttcgtagtttacttgtgaggttgttcttttctgatttttctatcAGTTTGTgttcaatgtttgtttgttgttgtgattggttgtaggaacaagtttggttgttcttggatattgtaAAGCCTCTTATTTGGttgtatttagttttgtgaatcacttgttaaggtaagtgcatgaccatggcttatctaatcTGGAGATTTTTCTAAtatgcttgtttatgtgttgtttggcttattgattattgattgttgattgatgattgttggttgatggtgagagatgtctctatttcttgtgtgtatagcacagtagatgggaggattgccttactgagtgtttattaaatactcatgcattgcaatatgtgtttgtggtgcaggtaaaggcaaagtgtgaccgtgaaatcagggcgatgaagaggaggatgttctagtggttcacttggttgtctagcttctgttaggttgctatagtggagtcctagaatgttgtttaggattgctggttctttggtttatgttgtttggatcattagtttttgatttggaattaatattggctatttatatttattggatattggtaatTGGTATTTCCGTTGTGATTGTGATTGcagttaggtggctagtgggtatgggaccactagttgtagtttatttattattatattatatttatatatttattatttattattttattttttaaaaagtcggtcatttcattttggtataagagcccttacggttctaggttttggttcactaggctttgtgctgtagatgtttgggatttgtatgctttgattgattatgtgagttagtcaattgtgtgtggcatagGGTCCTAGAACAttctcttcgagccttcaatgagatttcacggtgagttattgttatgtttctttgtgtggtattgATTTGTGTTATGCTTgatagcctctgttcttggaagatcagtggttaaggtgtttgagttgttggtcgtggacggggacgtggtcattgtcgggcgggtcacgaggccagcgagtgtgtggtccagagttccacaaggaggtacgtcagagggttgcaagcgtatcaggaggaaccagagggggttagccaNtgtttaggattgctggttctttggtttatgttgtttggatcattagtttttgatttggaattaatattggctatttatatttattggatattggtaatTGGTATTTCCGTTGTGATTGTGATTGcagttaggtggctagtgggtatgggaccactagttgtagtttatttattattatattatatttatatatttattatttattattttattttttaaaaagtcggtcatttcattttggtataagagcccttacggttctaggttttggttcactaggctttgtgctgtagatgtttgggatttgtatgctttgattgattatgtgagttagtcaattgtgtgtggcatagGGTCCTAGAACAttctcttcgagccttcaatgagatttcacggtgagttattgttatgtttctttgtgtggtattgATTTGTGTTATGCTTgatagcctctgttcttggaagatcagtggttaaggtgtttgagttgttggtcgtggacggggacgtggtcattgtcgggcgggtcacgaggccagcgagtgtgtggtccagagttccacaaggaggtacgtcagagggttgcaagcgtatcaggaggaaccagagggggttagccagTGAGCGtgtcgggggtgctgggaacctaggtgtggggttgcagcaggtggagcccagggttgAGATGAttgcttggcggatctgttggcgtgcttNGATTTgtatgctttgattgattatgtgagttagtcaattgtgtgtggcatagGGTCCTAGAACAttctcttcgagccttcaatgagatttcacggtgagttattgttatgtttctttgtgtggtattgATTTGTGTTATGCTTgatagcctctgttcttggaagatcagtggttaaggtgtttgagttgttggtcgtggacggggacgtggtcattgtcgggcgggtcacgaggccagcgagtgtgtggtccagagttccacaaggaggtacgtcagagggttgcaagcgtatcaggaggaaccagagggggttagccagTGAGCGtgtcgggggtgctgggaacctaggtgtggggttgcagcaggtggagcccagggttgAGATGAttgcttggcggatctgttggcgtgcttttggagcggttaccgagaggggtaccagtgtaggctccagttgtgctgcatgtggcggggtgcagccaaGGGCTGCAGATGCTGAGGACTTTCGaccttatgttaagaggatggagcggttgtagatgattggtatgagattattctcaagggGTATCGGGtcagagaggcggataggtggacatatgcagttggaacAGATATATCTctgcttggtggttaatccaggTTGATATtataagttgagtgggcaggtgtaacattgcaatgttatactcagaccacaggaggtacttgtgtcgagagatgtttatagtcgttaaggattgttgctctcgaggggatggtgattcccctgaataccgatagctcgaggggttgagggctccgagagtggcagaggggatgttgttctcctgaggggatgagtagttcccctgatatcgagatcttgaggattgtggtccaagagtgagacggtataacttgaagacgctggtctgagagtgagatcggtatgactcgaaggttgcgacctaagagtggaagagttgggagcaagcaatgtatagaacgtgagtataaacataacgatggaatgtagacctcgagagtgatggtggtttaatcttggattttagtgGATNGAAAACAGAGACATCGAAGCCTTATTGGATGGTGAAGAAGCAGCGGACGAAGACGACGAGGAAGGTGGATGGGGGGGACTTGAAGACTTGGAGCTCCCACCAGAGCTTGACACTCCTAAAGCCTCTGCTAACGCTCGTTCATCGATTTTTGTGACACCTACTCAAGGTATGCCGATAAGTCAGATTTGGAGCCAGAAATCGTCCCTTGCTGCTGAGCAGGCTGCAGCAGGATGCTTCGACACTGCAATGCGTTTTCTCCACAGACATCTTGGCATTAAGAACTTTGCGCCTTTAAAATCCAAGTTTCTTGATCTTTTCAGTGGGAGCCATAGCTATCTCCATgccttttcttcatctcttgtGGTTCCTCTTGCGATTGATCGTGGATGGAGCGAGTCCTCCAGTCCTAACGTCCGTGGCCCACCAGCTCTTGTTTTTGAATTCTCTCAGCTAGAAGAGAAGCTCAAATCCGGTTACAAAGCCACAACAGCTGGGAGATTAACTGAGGCTCTCCGTGTCTTCCTCTCTATTCTCCAAACCATCCCATTGGTGGTAGTCGAGTCAAGAACAGAAGTCGAAGAAGTTAAGGAACTGGTCATCATTGTAAAAGAATATGTCCTAGCTCTTCAAATGGAGCTCAAGAGGAAAGAGATGAAAGATGATCCGGTGAGGCAGAAAGAGCTCGCTGCTTACATCACTGAGTGTAAACTCTAAAAGCCTCACCTACGGATTGCGTACTATAATGCAATGACCGTATGCTACAAGTCAAGGAACAGGGCTACTGCTGCTCACTTTGCCCAAGAATTCTTGGCTACAAACCCAATTATTGAGAGCCAGGCAAGTACGGTTGAGAGCCAGGCAAGTACGGTTAAAAAAGTTAAGCAAGCTGAAACAATAGCCGCAGAACGCAACATGACAGATGCAACCATGCTTAACTACGACTATAGAAACTCGTTTGTGATATGTGGGTCGACTTATGTGCCAATCTACAGAGGGCAGAAAGACGTTTCATTTTCTTACTGCACTACCCTGTTTGTACCAAGCCAGGAGGGTAACATCTGCACGGTTTGTGATCTCTCAGTCATTGGCGCAGACGCATCTGGTTTGTTATGCTCTCCGTCGCAAGTACGGTGACAACTGACAAATATACTCAGAATTATATCTTGGAGGGGGTTCCTCCTGAGGTTCTCTGCCATCAGTAGaccataaaatacaaaataatttgtttgccAAAGTTATATAACTACTatacttttgtttcttgtttctcaatgTTTTAAAAACCGGACCGGTAACTGAACCTGGAAATCTTCTGGATCATGAGTCAACATGGTTCGACCgggttcaattgattttgatgatatttttataaataataggtatgaataggttttctatttttttcaatgattataactatgatataattggatatgccaaataaaatacttcaataatcataatattttaaaaaaaaccttaaaaagtaataaattcaAAGTGTAACAAACTCAAAGTGTAACCagtactaataaaatattttagaaattcaaatttaaaaacaataagagaataagagTGTAGAACATTCAATCTTCATTCTCAGAAATCCTACTATTGCTAATTTGCtaagaagaaaactagaaaaagtaactcatttttaccaaaaaaaagtagaacCCGGTTTTATCCGGTTCAATGGTTCactggtttttggttttttggcgggttgatatggttttttaccggttcaatttcttttgggttttgatattaaccCAACTCGGACATATTGCAGGTTCGCGGGTTAATGTGGTTCGATCGccggtccggtccggttttgaaaacattgtGTTTCTTGGAATTTTTGTTGTCCATTACATTTAGAAGGACAAtacttctctctgttttattgCCCTTTCCTCGGCCTTCAAAGTTCTCATTTTAGGAAAACAACAACTCAACAACGTTCGGCAAAAACTCAACAACTAATGTTATTCTATATGGTGGATGGATTATATAAGAACATGAttctacatataaaatattttgcaatCGAGTTGAAAAAATGTGAAAACCACAATCGTCATTATGCTTTGCAATTCACAAGgaatatgaataaaattacGGCCGACAATAGTACAAAGCAtcgatcatatataaaaattcataaaataaagtATAGATAATAAAACATACCATAAGTTTCCCACCCattggtgaacaaaaaaaaaaaaaaagtttcccacCCATCATTATAATTTAGATATGTGGCATAGATACATGAGTATAATAACCAAATATGTCATTGTTGTAAATAGGTAGAGAAAACCCCACAAGCTTTTAATTGCTACTAAACAAATCATTGCATGAGCTAGTAATCTTATTGTAATGTTATATATggatgttttaagtttttttagttgaatttcATAATGTGGTTTCTAAGCACAAAAGATAGAGAGTGCTAAAAGCCTAAACTTTAGTTACCAATGGaacctaataaataaaaaaacaaaaataccatttatttagaaaaagataataaaaacgtttaaaaaaaacaaaacaaaaaatcttctcaTTCTACTTTTGTACATATAGAGGAAGCAAACCAAGAGAGCAAGGCCTCTCCTGATAATTATatgtacataatatatatatggtgttaAGGaagaggtgatgatgatgataatggggaGAAGGTGTGAAGACTGTGGGAATCAAGCCAAGAAAGAGTGTGTGTATATGAGATGCAGAACTTGCTGCAAATCCAAAGCCTTTCATTGCCAAACTCACATCAAGAGCACTTGGGTTCCTGCCTATCGAAGATCTCATCAccaacaacaccaacaccaaagGCAACCGCAACCACTCTTTACTACTAGTAGTAACATTAAACGTCTGAGAGAACTACAACGACTTCcagattcttctccttcatcatcatcaggttCTTACCTTCTTTTCTCTCCTACTTAATGCTCTCTTGTATAATAGTTCATATAAATCTCACCAGATCACATCTTGATTTTTAGCATTTTCGAATTTCTTTGACTTTTTGAGTTAATTGTATTTGACCTGAAGattgaaaatttggaaaattgGATCTCATGAGTCATAAACCTAAAACCATGTAGAATACATGTCGATTCTTCATGCACATATGAtgacgtttatatatatatataatccatgtttttttttcttgaattcgACTGTATGAAGATCCATGATGAATTAGGTAACTATTTGATGTAAAAATGATCACAAGCCGGTTTGCTtatgattcttgatttttttgttttcttccatttttcatttttgtgtgtgtgttattgATTATTTTAAGTACTAgattaattagtaaaaaaaacaccATAATGATCTTTGACAATATCTTGAAATGTAGCAATCTTGTGTATGTCACTTGTTCTTTAAAGttctaatagaaaaaaaatattgctacaaaaacaaatttattgaacAATACTCCATCGTGTTACAAAGCATGTGATATTGAAACATTCTTTCCGATATTAGGTGTACAAATCCGCACCACTCCGGAACATTTACTGGCAGAGTTGAAAGTTCCGGCAGATTTTCGCTGCGTAAAAGTGAGTTCGATCCACGACGGAAAAGAGCAATACGCTTATCAGACGACGGTGAACATTGGCGGCCACATTTTCAGAGGGATTCTTCACGATCAAGGACCCGACAAAGTGATGGTAGATCATcataataatagaaattgtAATAATCGTCAAGAGACGTTACTTCCACCTTCAACTTCTTCATATCCATTGATGATCACTAGTCATTTTACCGATTTCATGTCCGGCAGCAACCAATATTCTTCAGTCCTAAGAAGATAGATAATTTTTAATTGGTATACTTCTTGTAATCTAATGAAATGGTGTGCTACTTCAAGTTAGGGCTCATCACATATTGCTACTTCTCTCGCTCCTATATATTACGTTAATTTATTTACAGTcatatatctaattaatatttttttcttgttagcGCATTTCATATAATAACTTCATTGTTGTATGCAtaaaccatttttgtttttaatgaacTTATAGTCTTATATCCACACACAACAATCTAACACTCTAGGGAAGAAATAGGAAGTTGAAAAGAACAATGTAAATCTTATCTAGCtaatcatgaaaagaaaaagaaaatctaggATCTAGctccaaaaaaaacagaagatagATTTCGTATACATATGAGTtgcacaaaaaataaatttagtatacatatgatgatgatgaggataaaTTTAGAGCATCTTCCAAAGTCGTAACTAAATGATTTGTGTCCATAATATTATAGTCATAGACAAATGAGTATGTTAACAGGTGGCCGTTGAGAGGGGGGATTAACTTCTGTGTCTTTACCTACTAGCCTACTTTATTTACTCATCAATTCCAGTTCTACTTCCATTTAATGGTGCATAGATACTTCAAAAGTATTTAcggttttttttaatggttacaTCAATAATTAAACTGATCTATCTACCTGTTCATAATCTAATTGTCAACAccaataactaaaaaatatccACAATAATAATAGTTAAAACCCATAATCGTATCATACATGACCACGTACTGTGAAGAATCATAAATTTTCAGctcaaaaattaattatgagtaaataaatgaacaaatatcaatcatatattcatatcatATGTCAATTTCATAAGTGAGACTCGATAACAATTTTTATGTCAACTACCTTGAATTGACTCTCATCTAATAAGGCAAAACTGTAAAAGAGAGTTAGTTAGTTATTCTAACGATGAGAAGAATCAAGCTTGCCTCACAATTTTGCATTTATAAAAAAGGCTACGTCGTATATGAGTGTGATTGCAAGTAAAGTTAGGTGTGTGTGTCTTTTTACTTAGATGTTCTTGCTTTGGATGATTTTAAAGATTCGATTATATGTGTTATAGTTTATACTCGTGaatcattctttttctttatatacaatcttaattaagtttccTTAAACAGGTGTCGAGATCGTACATAATAAGATGCGATTTCCTTTTAGCATTAGCTTTTTGGAATTATTCGCTCCCCCTAAAAAGtatttgtaaacaaacaaacttaaggttttaaatttagttaaagGCGTTAATGGGAATCGCACCCTATATGGTGTAGCCTAGCCTATGCATGGTAAAGCTAAAGCTACCACCCACAAGTTCAATATAGATTAATACTATTATTTCTTGGTTGTATTATAAAAAGACCAATccatataaattaaaaatcaacaaacaaaaattgagtatCATTGTGGATGTTAAGATCCTCATCGGATGTCTTTGCTTGAGACATAACAATATAACATGGTTTGGATGGAGGACCTCCGagaagattaaatttttttttttattttaattattcttgacgattaaatcaaaatttgtgATTCATAAAATGTGTCCAATTGTTGATACGATCCATCCTCGATGTTGCAATATAGATTATTAAATAACATTAGttaacacatattttattttaaatatttttaatttcaaattaatcccatcaaagtttttatttctctataacgaatttgttttcatcaaataataatgataaatttaATCGTAGTAACGAAAATCAAAAAGTTGAATACATATTGTTTACTGTGTGTGCTAGCTAACCACAATGTTTATCGGGCTAGAAATGTTCGAAAAAGCCCGACTTCAATATGGGCCGTCACAAAGATAACCCATACTTAAATAAGATTTAGTAAACCAGGACAAAAACGTAATTCCAGATCAATATAAATCATGAATCATATGGGTTCAACATCTCTCTCTGGGAcaacataatcatataataataataataaacaacaaaatacaaaaaaagaaatacgtGGCAGTAACAAACTACACGAGACGACAACAAAATCACCTCTCTCTCTGTcgctcaaaaatcaaaactgtcCCCCTTAGGCTCATCGATCcactgtgagagagagagatcttcctCCTCCGCGAGATTCGGAATTCCGATCGAAGATATGGCGGAGACTCACGGTGGTTGCTGTCCGCCGATGGATCTGATGCGTTCCGAGCCTATGCAACTCGTTCAAGTCATTGTTCCCATGGAATCCGCTCATCTTACCGTCTCTTATCTTGGCGATCTCGGTCTCGTCCAGTTCAAAGACGTACGTTATACACTTTtaatctcttcctctctctctctctctctctctctctctctctctatatgatCATTCATCTCTGTCTACCTTGATTGATGATTTCATTTAGTAGGCGTGTTCTATCATCATTGGAATATGTTGTTGATCTGTTGAAGCATTGTCTTTTGAACTTTGGCCTTCGATTTCACTATTTGAGATCTTCTGTTCTTCTTATATGGCTATTTTGATGTTGATTCCAGCTTAATTCTGACAAGAGCCCATTCCAACGGACTTATGCTGCtcaggtaagttttttttttNNNNNNNNNNNNNNNNNNNNNNNNNNNNNNN from Camelina sativa cultivar DH55 chromosome 9, Cs, whole genome shotgun sequence encodes:
- the LOC104713590 gene encoding protein SHI RELATED SEQUENCE 3-like — translated: MMMIMGRRCEDCGNQAKKECVYMRCRTCCKSKAFHCQTHIKSTWVPAYRRSHHQQHQHQRQPQPLFTTSSNIKRLRELQRLPDSSPSSSSGVQIRTTPEHLLAELKVPADFRCVKVSSIHDGKEQYAYQTTVNIGGHIFRGILHDQGPDKVMVDHHNNRNCNNRQETLLPPSTSSYPLMITSHFTDFMSGSNQYSSVLRR